One segment of Streptomyces sp. NBC_01463 DNA contains the following:
- a CDS encoding DUF4291 domain-containing protein, which yields MTAPTPPQHEIRALHTGTTVTVYQAYSPALGLPAARDGRFPPAWKRDRMTWIKPSFLWMMYRCGWAAKEGQETVLAVEITREGFDWALANAELSHYERGVHPDLATWKRSLRHAPARVQWDPERDLHLNRLAYRSLQLGLAGEAARRYADEWTVAIRDVTPLAREIHELARAGKADEATRLLPDERPYPAPAGCPGTE from the coding sequence ATGACCGCACCCACCCCGCCGCAGCACGAGATCCGCGCGCTCCACACCGGCACGACCGTCACCGTCTACCAGGCGTACTCCCCGGCCCTCGGCCTCCCCGCCGCCCGCGACGGCCGCTTCCCGCCCGCCTGGAAACGTGACCGGATGACGTGGATCAAGCCGAGCTTCCTGTGGATGATGTACCGCTGCGGCTGGGCGGCGAAGGAGGGCCAGGAGACGGTCCTGGCCGTCGAGATCACCCGCGAGGGCTTCGACTGGGCGCTCGCCAACGCCGAACTGTCGCACTACGAACGGGGCGTGCACCCGGACCTCGCCACCTGGAAGCGCAGCCTCCGCCACGCTCCGGCCCGCGTCCAGTGGGACCCCGAGCGCGACCTGCACCTGAACCGGCTCGCGTACCGCTCCCTCCAGCTCGGTCTCGCGGGGGAGGCGGCGCGGCGGTACGCGGACGAGTGGACGGTGGCGATCCGCGATGTCACCCCGCTCGCCCGGGAGATCCACGAACTGGCGAGGGCGGGCAAGGCGGATGAGGCAACCCGGCTGCTGCCGGACGAGCGGCCCTACCCGGCACCGGCGGGATGCCCGGGGACGGAGTGA